In Negativicutes bacterium, a genomic segment contains:
- the ileS gene encoding isoleucine--tRNA ligase encodes MDYNKTLNLPETKFPMRANLAEREPEQLKIWEDTDLYQQIRQARSAAPKYIFHDGPPYANGDIHIGHVLNKTLKDVIVKYKTMRGFDVPYTPGWDMHGLPIEYAAVRQLGLKLNEISVLDLRKKCAEFATGWMEKQRISLKRLGIICDWDNPYLTLLPKYEAKQMDVFAAMYQKGLIYKGLKPVHWCPNCETVLAEAEIEYADKNSHSIYVAFEVKEDPNRRLPLAEKPIDFIIWTTTPWTLPANVAICLNPDFDYVLYDCGERRVVVARALLEATIKACNLPQGSIVAEYKGADLEMILCQHPFIADRLSLVILGDHVTLETGTGCVHTAPGHGEDDFNVGQKYHLPVINPTDNSGHFTAEAGKYAGMKLDAANDVIIADLEASGRLLAHGQIRHSYPHCWRCHKPVMFRTTEQWFASVDSIRQQAMDEIEKVHWYPGWGKERIGNMVKDRGDWCISRQRSWGVGLPIFYCKQCGKELITPETLRIVRDLIAVEGSDVWYAKEAQEILGKEFTCERCGGHDFRKETDIMDVWFDSGSSHVAVLEQWPGLSWPADLYLEGADQHRGWFQSSLWTGVAARGGAPYRAVVTNGFVMDGEGRKMSKSLGNVVNPSEVIKQNGADVLRLWAASTDAKAGDVRYSKEIQKQVAEVYRKIRNTLRFLHSLIPDFNPAADRVAVQEMVLIDQWIISRLAGLVRDVTAYYEDFDYHLVYHKIHGFCALDLSAFYLDVIKDRMYASGKTSQARRSGQTAAWYLLDSLIRLLAPILSFTAEEMWQELRSAGLESEASVHLAAWPKAEAPWLNPDLEAQFSQLLAIREEVNKVLETERQLKHIGKSLDAKVHLYLQDGALQDFVFANQALWAEILIVSQVVLHRGSLENGQQAENLPDLQIRIVAASGKQCVRCWNFSDQLGSDAEHPELCPRCAAVVRTQAAE; translated from the coding sequence ATGGATTATAATAAAACCTTAAATTTACCGGAAACCAAATTTCCCATGCGGGCAAATTTGGCGGAACGCGAACCGGAACAATTGAAAATTTGGGAGGATACGGATCTTTATCAACAAATCCGGCAGGCCCGCTCGGCAGCGCCGAAATATATTTTCCATGACGGACCGCCATATGCCAACGGTGACATTCACATCGGTCATGTCTTAAATAAAACCCTCAAGGATGTGATCGTCAAATATAAGACGATGCGGGGCTTCGATGTACCCTATACACCCGGCTGGGACATGCACGGTCTGCCGATTGAATACGCTGCCGTTCGTCAGCTGGGTTTAAAGCTGAATGAAATTTCCGTTTTGGACTTGCGTAAAAAATGTGCGGAATTTGCCACCGGTTGGATGGAAAAACAGAGAATTTCCTTGAAACGTCTCGGCATCATCTGTGATTGGGACAATCCGTATCTAACCCTATTACCCAAATATGAAGCCAAACAGATGGATGTTTTTGCGGCGATGTATCAAAAAGGTTTAATTTATAAAGGACTGAAACCGGTGCATTGGTGTCCGAACTGTGAAACCGTTTTGGCGGAAGCGGAAATCGAATACGCCGATAAGAACTCTCACTCTATTTACGTGGCCTTCGAAGTCAAAGAGGATCCGAACCGGCGGCTGCCTTTGGCTGAAAAACCGATTGATTTTATCATCTGGACCACAACACCCTGGACATTGCCTGCCAATGTGGCGATTTGTCTGAATCCGGACTTTGACTACGTGCTCTACGACTGCGGTGAGCGGCGGGTTGTGGTTGCCAGGGCTCTGTTGGAAGCGACCATAAAAGCCTGCAACCTGCCGCAGGGCAGCATTGTGGCTGAGTATAAAGGTGCGGATTTGGAAATGATCCTCTGTCAGCATCCGTTTATCGCAGATCGTTTGTCACTGGTGATTTTAGGTGATCATGTCACCCTGGAAACCGGCACCGGCTGTGTGCACACAGCGCCCGGACATGGCGAGGACGACTTCAATGTTGGTCAGAAGTATCATTTGCCGGTGATCAACCCAACAGACAACAGCGGCCATTTCACGGCGGAAGCCGGCAAGTATGCCGGTATGAAGCTGGATGCTGCCAACGACGTGATCATTGCCGATCTTGAGGCCTCCGGCCGTTTGTTGGCGCATGGTCAAATCAGGCATTCCTATCCGCATTGCTGGCGCTGCCATAAACCAGTCATGTTCCGCACGACCGAGCAATGGTTTGCTAGCGTTGACAGCATCCGTCAGCAGGCAATGGATGAAATTGAAAAGGTGCATTGGTATCCCGGCTGGGGCAAAGAACGCATCGGCAATATGGTCAAAGACCGCGGCGACTGGTGCATTTCACGTCAGCGCAGTTGGGGAGTTGGTCTGCCGATTTTCTACTGTAAACAGTGCGGCAAAGAATTGATCACCCCGGAAACTTTGCGGATTGTGCGCGATTTGATTGCCGTGGAGGGGTCCGATGTTTGGTATGCCAAAGAGGCGCAGGAAATCCTGGGCAAAGAGTTCACCTGTGAGCGTTGCGGCGGACATGACTTCCGCAAAGAAACCGATATCATGGATGTTTGGTTCGACTCCGGTTCTTCTCATGTGGCTGTGCTGGAACAATGGCCCGGCTTAAGCTGGCCGGCGGACCTTTACCTGGAAGGCGCCGATCAGCATCGCGGGTGGTTCCAGTCCTCTCTTTGGACCGGTGTGGCGGCCAGAGGCGGCGCTCCGTATCGGGCGGTCGTGACCAACGGTTTTGTCATGGACGGTGAAGGACGTAAGATGTCGAAATCGCTGGGCAATGTGGTCAACCCGAGCGAAGTGATCAAACAGAACGGCGCCGATGTGCTGCGCCTTTGGGCAGCTTCCACCGATGCGAAAGCCGGTGATGTGCGTTATTCCAAGGAAATCCAAAAACAAGTAGCGGAAGTCTATCGCAAGATCCGCAATACCCTGCGCTTCCTGCATTCTTTGATTCCGGATTTTAATCCGGCTGCGGATCGGGTCGCTGTCCAAGAAATGGTTCTGATCGATCAATGGATCATCAGCCGGCTGGCCGGTTTAGTCCGGGATGTGACCGCTTATTACGAGGATTTTGATTACCATCTGGTCTATCACAAGATTCATGGTTTTTGCGCCCTGGATTTGAGCGCTTTTTATCTGGATGTGATCAAAGACCGCATGTACGCTTCCGGCAAGACAAGCCAAGCACGCCGCAGCGGCCAAACCGCCGCCTGGTATTTACTCGATAGCCTGATTCGTCTGCTGGCTCCCATTCTTTCCTTCACTGCGGAAGAAATGTGGCAGGAGCTGCGTTCCGCGGGCCTGGAATCGGAAGCGTCGGTGCATCTGGCGGCATGGCCAAAAGCGGAAGCGCCATGGCTGAATCCGGATTTAGAAGCGCAATTCAGTCAACTGCTGGCCATACGCGAGGAAGTCAATAAGGTTCTGGAAACGGAACGTCAACTAAAACACATCGGCAAATCCTTGGATGCCAAGGTGCATTTGTATCTGCAAGACGGAGCGCTGCAGGATTTTGTCTTTGCCAATCAGGCGTTATGGGCGGAGATTCTGATCGTTTCACAAGTTGTGCTGCATCGGGGCAGTTTAGAAAACGGTCAGCAGGCGGAGAATCTGCCGGATTTGCAGATTCGGATTGTCGCAGCCAGCGGCAAACAATGTGTGCGCTGCTGGAATTTCAGCGATCAGCTGGGCAGCGATGCGGAGCATCCCGAACTCTGTCCGCGCTGCGCGGCTGTTGTCCGGACGCAGGCCGCAGAATAA